The following proteins are co-located in the Paludibaculum fermentans genome:
- a CDS encoding glycoside hydrolase family 88 protein: MKINSTLTAHSLEKKIQHLFELSAQKLHSLEAEWSPAQGSPVFTVEGRYTSRGWTEWTQGFQFGAAILQFDATGDAAALESGRKATVAYMAPHVSHVGVHDHGFNNVSTYGNLLRLMNEGRIPADGWEKNFYELALKCSGAVQAARWSRTASGGGYIYSFNGPHSLFVDTIRSLRALAVGHRLGHALMGENDHRISLLGRLVDHARATAQYSVYYGEGRDHYDLRGRTAHESVFNVNDGNYRCSNSQQGYAPFSTWTRGLAWAMCGFAEQLEFLQTLSDEDLAPFGGRTAIEAMMRKAAEATCDFYIAYTPTDGIPYWDTGAPGLSKMEGWTERASDPFNPHEPVDSSAAAIGAQGLLRVGRYLGNSSYWQAGLTVCDSLFDEPYLSSDSGHQGLILHSVYHRPNGWDRMPGSDGVPRGESSMWGDYHAREAALYLLREISAKPYLTFWS; encoded by the coding sequence ATGAAGATCAACAGCACTCTTACCGCTCATTCGCTGGAGAAGAAGATCCAGCATCTGTTTGAACTCTCCGCGCAGAAGCTTCATTCGCTCGAAGCCGAATGGAGCCCAGCCCAGGGCTCTCCGGTCTTCACCGTGGAGGGCCGCTACACCAGCCGTGGCTGGACCGAGTGGACCCAGGGCTTCCAGTTTGGCGCCGCCATCCTGCAATTCGACGCGACGGGCGATGCCGCGGCTTTGGAATCCGGCCGGAAGGCGACCGTGGCCTACATGGCTCCGCATGTTTCGCATGTGGGCGTCCACGACCACGGCTTCAACAATGTCAGCACCTACGGCAATCTGCTGCGGCTGATGAATGAGGGCCGCATTCCGGCCGACGGGTGGGAGAAGAACTTCTACGAACTGGCGCTGAAGTGCTCCGGCGCAGTGCAGGCGGCCCGCTGGTCGCGGACGGCCAGCGGCGGCGGGTATATCTACTCGTTCAACGGACCGCACTCGCTGTTTGTCGACACCATCCGGTCGCTGCGCGCGCTGGCGGTGGGCCACCGGTTGGGGCACGCGTTGATGGGCGAGAACGATCACAGGATCTCGCTGCTGGGCCGCCTGGTGGACCACGCGCGCGCCACCGCGCAGTACTCGGTCTACTACGGAGAAGGACGGGATCATTACGATCTGCGCGGCCGTACGGCGCACGAGAGCGTATTCAATGTGAACGACGGCAACTACCGCTGCTCGAATTCGCAGCAGGGGTATGCGCCGTTCAGCACCTGGACCCGGGGCTTGGCCTGGGCCATGTGCGGCTTCGCGGAACAACTGGAGTTCCTGCAGACCTTGAGCGACGAGGATTTGGCTCCCTTTGGCGGGCGGACCGCGATCGAGGCCATGATGCGCAAAGCAGCCGAGGCCACCTGTGACTTCTACATCGCCTACACACCCACGGACGGCATCCCGTACTGGGACACCGGCGCGCCAGGGTTGTCGAAGATGGAAGGCTGGACGGAACGAGCCTCGGATCCCTTCAATCCGCACGAGCCGGTGGATAGCTCCGCCGCGGCGATCGGTGCGCAGGGCCTGCTGCGCGTGGGCCGCTACCTGGGCAACAGCAGTTATTGGCAGGCGGGCCTCACGGTCTGCGACAGTCTCTTCGACGAGCCGTACCTGAGCTCCGATTCAGGCCATCAGGGCTTGATCCTGCACTCGGTGTATCACCGGCCGAATGGCTGGGACCGCATGCCCGGCAGCGACGGCGTGCCCCGTGGCGAATCTTCAATGTGGGGCGACTATCACGCGCGCGAAGCGGCGTTGTACCTGCTGCGGGAGATCAGCGCAAAGCCGTATCTCACGTTCTGGAGCTGA
- a CDS encoding Gfo/Idh/MocA family protein codes for MSVRSVSPRLSRRLMLAGAAATALSSAAPVVLGRKVRLAMWGLDGHPGDITKPLAQYPDVELVGVQDWNQTAARKTAGSKAQVFTDARRMLDEVKPDLVAINNNNGERAAAIVECANRKLHVMAEKPLALARADLDRVKKAVAANGIKLGMLLPMRLDSEFLALKQIVESGEIGEVIQISSQKSYQLGERPEWMKKRATYGSTILWIGIHMFDLMRWTSGREMKAVSSFMGIAGDLRQGEMENSTASSFRLDNGGTATLHMDYCRPAMAGSHGDDRVRLAGTKGIAEYMAATGVTVMSKTRKPEKLTQLPPAGAVFGEFLEHVYLGKPTALPLSEIYRLCEITLGAHEAALSGKVIPL; via the coding sequence ATGTCAGTCCGCAGTGTGTCCCCCCGTCTGAGCCGCCGCCTGATGCTGGCCGGCGCCGCCGCCACCGCACTTTCCTCCGCCGCTCCAGTAGTTCTTGGCCGCAAGGTCCGCCTGGCCATGTGGGGCCTGGACGGGCATCCCGGCGACATCACCAAGCCGCTGGCGCAGTACCCGGATGTGGAACTGGTGGGCGTGCAGGACTGGAACCAGACAGCGGCGCGCAAGACCGCGGGCAGCAAGGCGCAAGTGTTCACGGACGCGCGCAGGATGCTCGACGAAGTGAAGCCGGACTTGGTCGCCATCAACAACAACAATGGCGAGCGTGCCGCCGCTATCGTCGAATGCGCGAACCGCAAGCTGCACGTGATGGCGGAGAAGCCGCTGGCGCTGGCGCGGGCGGACCTGGATCGCGTCAAGAAAGCCGTGGCGGCCAACGGAATCAAGCTCGGCATGCTGCTGCCGATGCGGCTCGACTCTGAGTTCCTGGCCCTGAAGCAGATCGTCGAGTCGGGTGAGATCGGCGAGGTGATCCAGATCTCGTCACAGAAGTCGTATCAACTGGGCGAGCGGCCGGAGTGGATGAAGAAGAGAGCCACTTATGGCAGCACGATCCTGTGGATCGGCATCCACATGTTCGACCTGATGCGCTGGACCAGCGGCCGTGAGATGAAGGCCGTGAGCTCGTTCATGGGGATTGCGGGCGACCTGCGGCAAGGCGAGATGGAGAACTCCACGGCCTCGAGTTTCCGGCTCGACAACGGCGGGACTGCCACGCTCCACATGGACTATTGCCGCCCGGCCATGGCCGGATCGCATGGAGACGACCGCGTCCGCCTGGCCGGCACCAAGGGCATCGCCGAGTATATGGCGGCCACCGGCGTGACGGTGATGTCGAAGACCCGCAAGCCGGAGAAGCTCACGCAACTGCCGCCGGCCGGTGCGGTGTTCGGCGAGTTTCTGGAACACGTCTACCTGGGCAAGCCCACTGCCCTGCCCCTTTCCGAGATCTATCGCCTGTGCGAGATCACGCTGGGCGCCCACGAAGCCGCCCTGAGCGGCAAAGTTATTCCGCTATGA
- a CDS encoding tetratricopeptide repeat protein produces the protein MRSLVFLLGLALAAGAQQQPPAKEGQKQRDLKFETEANKPPVKQAAAPPQIPRSYALVVGIAGYKNLPENAQLSFPERDAESVYSILISPEGGNFRAENVHRLIGPKATLSNLRKELEEWLPSVTKDDDRVLIYFAGHGFVFQNRAYLAPYDITQDNIAATGYPMDRLGEVFGTKIKGKWKVMLTDSCHSGAITPAADAAFINGKLLDLNKNVFSLTASRDRERSYESKEWGGGHGIFTYYVVKGLEGLADESQDGIVTADELAEYVRRNVREASGGQQNPTSDRGSFDSDMLLSYLPSGVTPGTPPPPKDGTLVLEANMDGVEVFVNGRSVGVVDKGKSLRLPGLPPGTITVKGVKMGYEPDGPREEIIYPGTESTVSIKIVIPRRRPKAAVEKFDDGLNHYNKGNQEEYKKAAALFEQALAADATYSQAALYLGRTYDALFQQETAATYYKKAIEIDPDYLEARASYGGMLLGLGSVDEAIRQFNVVTLRDKKNQLAFYLQAQAYRMKDMYAESIESARRAIQLTPSNAEAHFWLAESLRMSKKPAESTAEYESYLRLSDYDSKIGGKLNYYVAGFVFGMGKKKRAAQRDIWKDLRSMAYFGLCENSKNSKQYAVAIGYCQKAITYDPGDAFNYYLLALNYSYEAQKTGSLEMLAAARKSFVRMLDLNAELDEAKFARQNIAAIDKALQAQ, from the coding sequence ATGAGAAGCCTTGTTTTCCTCCTGGGACTAGCGCTTGCCGCCGGCGCACAACAGCAACCGCCCGCCAAAGAAGGCCAGAAACAGCGCGACCTGAAGTTCGAGACAGAAGCCAACAAGCCGCCGGTGAAGCAGGCGGCCGCGCCTCCGCAGATCCCGCGCAGTTATGCGCTGGTGGTGGGCATCGCGGGCTATAAGAACCTGCCGGAGAATGCGCAGCTCTCGTTTCCCGAGAGGGATGCGGAATCGGTGTATTCGATCCTGATCAGTCCGGAGGGCGGCAACTTCCGCGCCGAGAACGTCCACCGGCTGATTGGCCCGAAGGCCACGCTATCCAACCTGCGCAAGGAACTGGAAGAGTGGCTGCCCAGCGTGACAAAGGATGACGACCGGGTGTTGATCTACTTCGCGGGCCATGGGTTCGTTTTCCAGAACCGGGCCTATCTGGCGCCCTACGACATCACGCAGGACAATATCGCGGCCACCGGCTACCCCATGGACCGCCTGGGCGAGGTGTTCGGCACCAAGATCAAAGGCAAGTGGAAGGTGATGCTAACCGACTCGTGCCATAGCGGAGCGATCACCCCGGCGGCCGACGCCGCCTTTATCAACGGCAAGCTGCTGGACCTGAACAAGAACGTGTTCTCGCTGACCGCCAGCCGCGATCGCGAGCGCAGCTATGAAAGCAAGGAGTGGGGCGGCGGTCACGGCATTTTCACCTACTACGTGGTGAAAGGGCTGGAGGGGCTGGCTGACGAGTCGCAGGACGGCATCGTGACGGCCGACGAACTGGCGGAGTATGTCCGCCGCAACGTGCGCGAAGCCAGCGGCGGCCAGCAGAATCCGACCTCCGACCGCGGCAGTTTCGATAGCGACATGCTGCTGTCGTACCTCCCATCGGGCGTGACGCCGGGCACGCCGCCTCCGCCCAAGGACGGCACCCTCGTGCTGGAAGCGAACATGGACGGGGTGGAAGTCTTCGTCAACGGCCGAAGCGTGGGTGTGGTGGACAAAGGCAAGTCCCTGAGGCTGCCGGGCCTGCCTCCGGGCACCATCACGGTGAAGGGCGTCAAGATGGGCTACGAGCCGGACGGACCGCGGGAAGAGATCATCTACCCGGGCACGGAATCCACCGTGTCGATCAAGATCGTCATTCCCAGGCGGAGACCCAAGGCGGCTGTCGAAAAGTTCGATGACGGCCTGAACCACTACAACAAGGGCAACCAGGAAGAGTACAAGAAGGCGGCCGCGCTGTTTGAACAGGCGCTGGCCGCCGACGCCACCTACAGTCAGGCGGCGCTCTATCTGGGCCGAACGTACGACGCGCTCTTCCAGCAGGAGACGGCGGCCACTTACTACAAGAAGGCGATCGAGATTGATCCGGACTACCTGGAAGCGCGCGCCAGCTATGGCGGCATGCTGCTGGGCCTGGGCAGCGTCGATGAGGCCATCCGCCAGTTTAATGTCGTCACGCTGCGCGACAAGAAGAACCAGCTCGCGTTCTACCTGCAGGCCCAGGCGTACCGCATGAAAGACATGTACGCGGAGTCGATCGAGTCCGCGCGCCGGGCCATCCAATTGACGCCGTCGAACGCCGAAGCCCACTTCTGGCTGGCGGAGAGCCTGCGCATGAGCAAGAAGCCGGCGGAGTCGACCGCGGAGTATGAGTCCTACCTGCGGCTGAGCGATTACGATTCCAAGATCGGCGGGAAGCTGAATTACTACGTGGCCGGCTTCGTGTTCGGCATGGGCAAGAAGAAGCGGGCGGCGCAGCGCGACATCTGGAAGGACCTGCGCAGCATGGCCTACTTCGGGCTGTGTGAGAACTCGAAGAACTCCAAGCAGTATGCGGTGGCGATCGGCTACTGCCAGAAGGCGATCACCTACGATCCGGGCGATGCGTTCAACTACTACCTGCTGGCCCTGAACTACAGCTACGAAGCGCAGAAGACCGGCTCGTTGGAGATGCTGGCTGCGGCTCGCAAAAGCTTCGTGCGCATGCTGGACCTGAACGCCGAACTGGACGAAGCCAAATTCGCGCGGCAGAACATTGCCGCCATCGACAAAGCCCTCCAAGCCCAATAA